In the genome of Maribacter forsetii DSM 18668, the window AACAAGCCACCTACAATTCTTTTCTTTATGACCACACCATTTGATTGTACTTCAAATTCAGTCATTAAATCAACCAAAATATTATCATCATTACCCGTATATAATGCTATCTGATCTGCCCGACCAGACTCCACAACAGCACGAACTACATCAAAAGTTTGATATCTATTGAACGGAGCCATCTTAATTGCAACGACGTTTTCAATTTTTGCAAACTCTAGCCAAAAATCAAAATCTAAATAACGCCCACCCACAGCAGTTTGCATATAAAAACCTATAATGGGTATCACTTTAGACACCTCTCTGCAATGATTCAACAAATCTTTATTAGATGCATCTGGTAATGAAGCCAAACTCAACAAAACAGCTTGATACCCTAAATCTGATGCTAACTGAGCTTCTTGTATCGCTTGATTGGTTTTACCTATTACGCCAGCAATACGAAGAATGGTTCTATTTGCTTTCGATGTATAGCTATCCATTTCTTCTTTAGCCAATTCTAATACTGGTTTAAAAAGATTTACATCTGGTTTTCTTATTTCAAATTGGGTCGTATGAACGCCTACTGCCAAACCTCCAACGCCTGCATCCAAATAGTATCTTGACAAAGCTCTTTGCCTTTTTTCGTCTAACTTTCTATCTTGATTTAATGCCAAAGGATGTGCTGGAATTACGGTACCCTCATGAATTAATTCTTTCGCTTTTGGAGATAATTTATTTATGCTCATATCTACTCTTTATAATTTTTTACCGCTTTTTGACTTAGCGGTATTAACAATCTATATGCTTTTTTGAAATCTGTTCTACAACTACTTACTACTATAGACTCTATTAAAAAGCCTTTGATACTTTTTAATACTTCCCGTCTTTTACTTCAAAATGTGTTGGCTTTCCATGAACTGACTTTTCTGTATTTACCCAATCAGCAGTCCATTTAATTACCTCATCGGTCGAAACTTCTGGACCACCCATTTCTTTTGCAATTAATGACGAATTTGAAAGAAGTGCTAGGTCATCTTCCTCTCCTGTAAAAACCACTTCTTTATGCATTAGTTGTCCAAATTTAGTAGCTACATCTTTTACCGATATTGTTTCCAGCCCTGTAATATTCAGTATTTTAGCAGGACTCTCACACATTGACAATGACCTTAATATAAAAGCATTGGCATCACCTTGCCAAATCACATTGGCATAACCCATAGTAACATCTACAGGTTTATTATTCTTAACTTTTAAGGCTATATCTACTAAAACCCCATATCTCATTTCAACAGCATAATTAAGCCTGATCAATGAAATTGGAGTCTTGTTTTCCATACTTCCATATTGAAATAAGCGCTCTCTACCTAAACATGATTGTGCATATTCACCAACCGGTAGTGCTTGATCTGATTCTAAAGAACCTCCAGAATTAACATCTACCAAAGGATAAACACAGCCTGTAGAAAGAGCTACGATACGCGATTTCTTAAATTGTTCAACCACTAACCCTGGAATAAAAGAATTCATAACCCACGTATAAGGTTCGTTACCCTGTGTACCAAATTTTGTACCTGCCAAGTAAATTACATTTTCAACATCTGGTAGGCCTTTGATAAAACCCTGATTAACAAGGTCACCAGCGATCGTTTCAATACCAAGAGATTCTAAATAATCTTTATTCGCTGCTTGACTAAAACGAGAAACGCCAATTATCCTCTTCGTAACACCTGCCAAGTCACAGGCTTTTTTAGCCATATGAGCCATAGAAATACCCATTTTTCCAGAAACACCTAAGAAGATAATATCTCCTTTAAGTTCTTTCATCATATTTACTACAGATAGCGTTGGTCTAGATATGGCTTCTTCTAATTCTTCTTCATTCTTAAAAACCTCTGGATATGTCTTTTTCATCGTTCTTTATTATTAATTATTTCGTTTAAATTTTAGAGCCCTTTACATTGTTAAATACCCAATAAGTTTTCCGTACATAAAATAGACAAGAGCACTAATTAGAATAAAACCTATAACCGCCATAATGTTTTGTAGAATACTGTTCTTATACTTGCCCATTATAGACTTGCTATTAAGAACCAAAAACAGACCAATGGCAATAAGTGGCACCCCAAGTATTGATGATGCCTGAGCCATTATTAATGCATATATTACATTACCTCTAAAAAAGACGGCAATGACCATACCTGCCAATAATATTATAGCCGTAAACACTTTAGGCATCTTTTGGTTCATTGAACTACCTAAACCCATGCTATCTGCCAGCAACCCACCACCAGTAACCGAATTGACCACAAGCGAAGAAAATGCTGCAGCCATAAAACCAAAACCAAATATATATTTAGCAAAACTACCTAGTAACATTTCTAATTGAATAGCCATATCTGCGGCAGAGTTCACTGATATCCCCTTAGGTTTTAATGTCGCAGCTGCTGTAATCACCACAAGTGTCGATATTAACGCAAGCAGAAATACACCTATTTTAGTATCTCTAATACTTTTATGCATATCTACTAATTTCCAACCTTTACCTTGTACGAGGTATGCCTGAAAAAATGCATTATGTAAAACAAAGGTTGTACCTACCAGGGCCGCTATTTCATTAAAATCATCACCAGAAATCGCTCTCGGTATAAAACCCATAGCGGCAGCTTCTAAATCTGGTTTTATAAAAATAAGGTTGATAATAAATGCCAATATCAGGATGATGACCATTACCATCATTATTTGCTCTAGTGCCTTATATAAATTTTTAGCATAAAATACGAGTATGATTGCTAATGGAGTATATATTAATGGCCAGACAGCTTCATTGATTCCTGTTAGTGTTTTCATGCCCATTCCAACCCCAAGGTTGTTCCCGAACTGAAAACTTAACGCAGCTAAAAATGAACATACTCCAATGGCAATTGATAACCATTTACCATATTTTTCAGCGATCGTAGTCAACAAAGATTTCTCATGTAAAACACCATAACGGACACTCATAGTAGTATAAACACTCATAGAAATCGCTCCTAACGCTATTACCCACAATAACGAATAACCATGTGTAGCCCCAATTCTAGAAGAAACCGTAATACTACCAGGACCCAGAACTACTGCTGCTATTATAAACCCAGGACCTAAGGCTTTAAAGAAATTTTGTATTTTAGATTTCATTTGGATGGTTGGTATTGCACAAGAACTGGATTAGACAATTGTTTGTAAAGCTTCTGTATTTCTTTGGATGGGTTCTCACTATCAACTTTAAAAACTGAATACACATTATCTTCAAAGTATCTACTTCCTTTTGGTACTTTTAATTCGCCACTATCTACAAACCTCCTGTCCCAATATCTCCCGTCACTATAAGAGTATGATATTTTAGTTTGAGCATCGGTCATTGGTGACATAGCACCATCTAAATTTTTATAATCAAATCGAATTCGAAGGCTTCCAAACCCATAATTGGTACTGTCATTATAAAAGCCAAACCAATTCGCATTTGCATCAATTGGATGCTTACGAAGTTCTTTAACTGTATAATGAGAAATTAACGGTGGTTTATCGTAGAGGATTACTGTCTTTACTTTACCATCTTTAAGCGGGGTAAATGCATGCGTAAAGAACTTGTTCATCGTCATTTCGTCATTTCTCAACATGGTCACAGTTAAACTATCTATCATTGTCATTTCTGAAGAAAACCGAAAAAATGGTAGACCTGCATAAAACTTATATTCTCCTTTAAGTTGAATTTCTTCATAACCTTTTACTTTTCCTGAGCGGTATATTGAAATAACATATGGTCCTTTGTCTATATGAATTGAATCAAATTCATGTAAATGCGCCATTGTTTTATACTCCTCGTTTTTCTTTTGAAAACTAGGAGACCAATGCATTTTAATATCTGGTCGTTCTAATTTTATTCCATCATATTCTTTTAAAGAAATGGAAGTAATTTGCCCTGGGGCCAATGGTATATTTTTTGAAGATCTTTTAGCCGTTAAATTTGCCTTATAAAATTCATTTTCAACAAAAAGATTCAACCACTCACCTTCTGCTTTCAAATCCGTAAGAGTCTCTTCATCTTTTTGAACAACAACCTGATACATATTGGTTTCATTTGATTGAATATGTATTGGAAATAAACAACGAACAAGGTTAGAATCTAGTAATACTTCTAACGCATTTAAAATCTGTCCTTTTACTAAATTGCCATCATTAGTATCTTTTAAAAAAATAGCATTATTCTTAAGTTGATGTGTATCTATTGGTATTTTCACCTCTACATATTCCAAACCACGAGCCACACCTATCGGTTCTGTAATGGTTAGAGAACCGATAACGCCATCATCTTTACAAGAAAAAAGCATTAATAGAACAGTGCATATTAAAATGTAACCACATGTGGTGAAAAAAATAATTCTTGATTTCATTTCTTTGTATCTTATTATTTAAAGCCAACTATATTTCACCAATTTTTCCTATCAATATTCTCCTAAACCCTTATAAACAAAGGGGCGAAAAGAATTTTACACTAAAAAAATCAATTACAACCAGTCACTAAATAGTCACTACTAAAATCTTAGAAGATTTAGCTGTCAACATAAATAGTATGTGCTCATTATGGATAAAATCAATTATAATAAACCAATCTTGACTATACTGTCAACAGATTGGTACTACTCAAGCCAGATGCCATTTAACATTACCCTTTCAATGTTATACATATCTCGTATATTTTCAGTGGGATCACCACTAATCAAAAGTAAATCTGCTTGTTTGCCCTTTTCAATACTACCAAGGCGATGGTCTATTTTTAAAAACTTAGCATTCTCTAAAGTAGATGCCTTCATAATTGCCCCATTACCCATACCTGTTTTAGAAAGTAAATCCATTTCATGTTGATATGACCAGCCCATTTTAGCATAAGGCACCCATGGTCCGTGAGAGCCAACTGCAATTCTCACATTAGCTTTTGCACATCTACCAATAAATTCATTCATATGCTGAAAAGCAATTAATGCAGTACTATCTGTCTTATCTCCCTCAATAATATACTCATAAGGTCCTAAAGTTGGTGTTAAGAAAGTTTGATGTTCTTCAAAAAACTTAATCAAAGAATCTGCTTTTTTACCATTTACATCAATGTCTTTCCACATTTCTAATCGCCCAGAAATTCGTGACTTATTATCTGCCATCATTTTTTGACGAAACGCTTCAGCTTTTCTTTTAGATACCAATGCTGTTCCTAATGATGTTATATGTTCAACCCCATCTAAGCCAGCTAAAACTGCTTGTCTTACATCTGTAATTTCTAAATGGGCAGTAACCGGTAACCCTTTACTATGAGCTATATCCGTAACTTCTTTAATTAAACCAAGAGGTAAGTTTTGATAAATTTTAATAGCTGATACATTCTGACTAAAAAGATAATCCATAGCCTCTTTTACTTCGGCTTCATCCCTAACCATATAAGAATCTTTAGGCCATGATGGTGGCGGCATGTCTATATGTGGACCTGTTAAAAATAATCTAGGAAGAGGATCACCCGTTTCACGTTCAAAATCAAAAGCTTCTATCCATTGCCCTGGATCTCTAACAGAAGTTACTCCATTACGAACAAATTTTGTAGGGAAATGTTTAACATGGTCATAATGAAAATGCGCATCGACCAAACCTGGCATAAGAGTAAGACTATCGCCTTCAATTACTGTAGCATTCTCTGGTATTTCAATTTCTTCTTTTGGACCTACCTCATCAATTAAACCATTTCGAACTATAACAGTAGAATTTTCAATAGTAGATTCGCTTAATCCATCAAAAAGTGATACTCCAACGATTGCATATATATTATCGCCTAAAGGAATCTCCTCATGATTTACCTCTACCGGAAAAAATTTTATTTCTTTTTCAGAACCTTGTTCTTGCAAATTCTCTTTACAAGAAAAAATAACTATTACAATTGATAGATACAATAAACTATACTTCTTCATTTTAGTTTTGTTTAATGAT includes:
- a CDS encoding dihydrodipicolinate synthase family protein, producing MSINKLSPKAKELIHEGTVIPAHPLALNQDRKLDEKRQRALSRYYLDAGVGGLAVGVHTTQFEIRKPDVNLFKPVLELAKEEMDSYTSKANRTILRIAGVIGKTNQAIQEAQLASDLGYQAVLLSLASLPDASNKDLLNHCREVSKVIPIIGFYMQTAVGGRYLDFDFWLEFAKIENVVAIKMAPFNRYQTFDVVRAVVESGRADQIALYTGNDDNILVDLMTEFEVQSNGVVIKKRIVGGLLGHWSVWAKEAVILLENIKKGAYSTDSIKMLSMAAKITDSNAAFFDAANNFKGCIVGLHEVLRRQGLLEGTWTLNEKDHLDPLQKAEIDRIYKAYPELNDDDFIAENLEGWLK
- a CDS encoding NAD-dependent epimerase/dehydratase family protein: MKKTYPEVFKNEEELEEAISRPTLSVVNMMKELKGDIIFLGVSGKMGISMAHMAKKACDLAGVTKRIIGVSRFSQAANKDYLESLGIETIAGDLVNQGFIKGLPDVENVIYLAGTKFGTQGNEPYTWVMNSFIPGLVVEQFKKSRIVALSTGCVYPLVDVNSGGSLESDQALPVGEYAQSCLGRERLFQYGSMENKTPISLIRLNYAVEMRYGVLVDIALKVKNNKPVDVTMGYANVIWQGDANAFILRSLSMCESPAKILNITGLETISVKDVATKFGQLMHKEVVFTGEEDDLALLSNSSLIAKEMGGPEVSTDEVIKWTADWVNTEKSVHGKPTHFEVKDGKY
- a CDS encoding Nramp family divalent metal transporter; translation: MKSKIQNFFKALGPGFIIAAVVLGPGSITVSSRIGATHGYSLLWVIALGAISMSVYTTMSVRYGVLHEKSLLTTIAEKYGKWLSIAIGVCSFLAALSFQFGNNLGVGMGMKTLTGINEAVWPLIYTPLAIILVFYAKNLYKALEQIMMVMVIILILAFIINLIFIKPDLEAAAMGFIPRAISGDDFNEIAALVGTTFVLHNAFFQAYLVQGKGWKLVDMHKSIRDTKIGVFLLALISTLVVITAAATLKPKGISVNSAADMAIQLEMLLGSFAKYIFGFGFMAAAFSSLVVNSVTGGGLLADSMGLGSSMNQKMPKVFTAIILLAGMVIAVFFRGNVIYALIMAQASSILGVPLIAIGLFLVLNSKSIMGKYKNSILQNIMAVIGFILISALVYFMYGKLIGYLTM
- a CDS encoding amidohydrolase family protein — its product is MKKYSLLYLSIVIVIFSCKENLQEQGSEKEIKFFPVEVNHEEIPLGDNIYAIVGVSLFDGLSESTIENSTVIVRNGLIDEVGPKEEIEIPENATVIEGDSLTLMPGLVDAHFHYDHVKHFPTKFVRNGVTSVRDPGQWIEAFDFERETGDPLPRLFLTGPHIDMPPPSWPKDSYMVRDEAEVKEAMDYLFSQNVSAIKIYQNLPLGLIKEVTDIAHSKGLPVTAHLEITDVRQAVLAGLDGVEHITSLGTALVSKRKAEAFRQKMMADNKSRISGRLEMWKDIDVNGKKADSLIKFFEEHQTFLTPTLGPYEYIIEGDKTDSTALIAFQHMNEFIGRCAKANVRIAVGSHGPWVPYAKMGWSYQHEMDLLSKTGMGNGAIMKASTLENAKFLKIDHRLGSIEKGKQADLLLISGDPTENIRDMYNIERVMLNGIWLE